The segment CAATGAACTGTATATCAGTTTGTTTTATGCTACTCCGTTTGAGAAGCGAGTGCAAAGGTAAGAACTAAATTTTAATCTCCAAACTCTTTTTGAAAAAATTTTATTTTATTTTTTCGAGATACTTTCTGAAGATTTTCAACTCCCATTCTCTGCTTAAAAAGACCAACGTTTTAGTCTTTTATGACCACCTCTTTTCAGAAGCGAGTGCAAAGGTAAGAAGAGAAATTTAATATGCAATGCTTATTTGATTTCATTTGAAATTTTAATTTACATCACTGTCTTCTTTGCAAAATGTTGAAATGAATAGTACTCACTACAAGTGTTTTTCATTTGGCCTTCCGTTTGAAGGGAGTGCAAAGGTAATAGCTAACTTGATAAATGCAATATTTTCTAGCTATTATTATATTAAATGAATTTCAATACGGTAGGATATCACTAAAGGTCAATTATTTAAATATTGTAATTAGTAATCAAAAAATATGGCATTACTTAAAAGAAGCATCCCATTCACCCAAAAACCTCTGAATAATGGAGATTCCCCAAAGTAAAATATCTCTCCTTTTTTATACTTTTCTATAGCGATTAATGACTTTCCTGGCATTTCTAGCTTTAAACCTTGTCCTAAATATCCCGAAACAAGTGGACTTTCTGGAAAAGTTCCTAGGTTTTCACCTAAACCAATCTTAGGCAACACCAACTTACTTTGCTTTAATGAGTAATATATTGGGTTTAATCCATTCGAAATATTAGTTGTAGTATCTAGTTCTACTTTTACAATACACCCTGCCGCTCTTTTATTTAATGACGTTTTCGAACTTGCTTCAGAAGATCTTGATTTCTGCACTAACGATATATGTAAAGAATCATACATATCTGTTGTTGTATTTTCTGACATAATTTTCGTCGCACCTTCAAAAAGAATTACTCTACCGCCAACTTTCACAAAGTTTTCAATCACTTTATGAGTCGATGGACTATATCTCCCATCACCAACTAATAATACATCTGTGCTAAATAACTTCGATGTTGATAGCTTTTCAACATCCAATATTTGAATTGGATAGTTTAACTCATGATCAAAAAAGTGCCATAATGCACCAAAATCTAATGGGTTAGATTCACCACCTGCTAATACACTTATTCTTTTTTCTTTAAAAGGAGTTAAACAGTCAGAAATTAATCCCAACTTATTGATAGGTGCTTTTATATAATTGACATCCTTCAGTATTTTATTAATGAAATTTAGTTTTCGGTTCGATTCATTTGTCTCGGGATTAATAACAATACTACCTTTAGGTAAAAAGGTATTAAATATGTTCTTTCCTTTATTAAGGTAACTGATTTCAATTTTCTTGTCTAAGAACCTAGTTAGTACTTTGGTATCTTCAATAGAATTCCAAGGTACTATATATATATAGTCCTTATCTATTGAATGTACCTGATCTTTTTGCGTAACAGTTTCTTGAAACTGCTTTATTTCAAATTTTGGATTACTTTCAATAGCATATGCTTCCAATCCATAGGCATAAGGAAGTGACCATGCTGTTAAATCATAGGTGAGGGAATCTGTTATTTCGGTTTTAGGTTCTAAAAGAACTTCTAACGTCTTATTAAATGGTTGATTAATGTCGAAAAGAATATCATTCTCTTTTATATATATATCTATATTCTTCTCTAATTGATAACTGTAAGCTGTAACGGATTTACCTTTAGCTACCATTGAATACTTTATTCTATGAGTATCCATTAATTTCAGTAATCTCTTTATATCTCCATGATCTCTAGAATTATTTCTAATGATAAATTGAGAATACTGTCCTTTGGGTTTACTCTTAAAGAATGTCTGATACTCTTTAAGTAACTGTTCTTTATAATCTACCGCAGTAAATAAGGTTAATAAGGTTGTTTCATAGTGTTTCTCTATCCTTTGTTTTAAAGTCAGTGCTCGATCAGTTGGTTTCTTTTTGTAGGAAACTCCTGCTACACCATGTCCCCCTTGTTCAAAAGTAAAGCCAACGGCTCCATTAAAGGATGTCCAACTATCACCATATGATGGGTACAATAAATCGAAGATCTCTTCTGTAAAATACTTCCAATTATGCTCTTCAAAAAAATCAATATATCTCTGAGAAGATATTCTTTGGTATTTTCTCTGCCAAGTAGTGATTTCTTCATGGATAGGATGAGCAGGTGGGCCAAAGAAATAAGAGTATTCTGGCATCATTTCATGAAAGTCTACATATACTTGTGGCATCCATTCCTTATATAAAGCATATCTTAACTTAGTTTCTAATTGTGTTTGCCAAGCCCAATCTCTATTAAGGTCAAATAAATAATGATTATACCTACCAGAAGGCCAACTTTCGACATGA is part of the Flammeovirga agarivorans genome and harbors:
- a CDS encoding M14 family zinc carboxypeptidase, coding for MLRLLLIIQWICLFLFSNRIIAQKDITPSAFLGIDLGDNFTYHYQLVDYFELLSKKYPSKAKYISYGATSEGRELFVFAITSSENMTKLEEIKKDNLYRIGIEEGKVTNKIPVIWLGYNVHGNEASGSEVAMKVAHKLLSSDEKEINKVLDNAVVVIDPCMNPDGRDRYVNGYRARRGEKVNSNALNWSHVESWPSGRYNHYLFDLNRDWAWQTQLETKLRYALYKEWMPQVYVDFHEMMPEYSYFFGPPAHPIHEEITTWQRKYQRISSQRYIDFFEEHNWKYFTEEIFDLLYPSYGDSWTSFNGAVGFTFEQGGHGVAGVSYKKKPTDRALTLKQRIEKHYETTLLTLFTAVDYKEQLLKEYQTFFKSKPKGQYSQFIIRNNSRDHGDIKRLLKLMDTHRIKYSMVAKGKSVTAYSYQLEKNIDIYIKENDILFDINQPFNKTLEVLLEPKTEITDSLTYDLTAWSLPYAYGLEAYAIESNPKFEIKQFQETVTQKDQVHSIDKDYIYIVPWNSIEDTKVLTRFLDKKIEISYLNKGKNIFNTFLPKGSIVINPETNESNRKLNFINKILKDVNYIKAPINKLGLISDCLTPFKEKRISVLAGGESNPLDFGALWHFFDHELNYPIQILDVEKLSTSKLFSTDVLLVGDGRYSPSTHKVIENFVKVGGRVILFEGATKIMSENTTTDMYDSLHISLVQKSRSSEASSKTSLNKRAAGCIVKVELDTTTNISNGLNPIYYSLKQSKLVLPKIGLGENLGTFPESPLVSGYLGQGLKLEMPGKSLIAIEKYKKGEIFYFGESPLFRGFWVNGMLLLSNAIFFDY